From the bacterium genome, one window contains:
- the purL gene encoding phosphoribosylformylglycinamidine synthase subunit PurL, producing the protein MKESIVNFELAKEHGLTEDEYNRIIGILGRKPTFTELGIYSVMWSEHCSYKSSIKYLKQLPREGEHVLAKAGEENAGALDIGDGMAVVFKIESHNHPSALEPFQGAATGIGGILRDIFSMGARPIASMDSLRFGELTEPKQQHLFNGVVEGIASYGNCFGVPTVGGEVVFDEAYAGNCLVNAMAVGIADAKKIMPAKARGIGNPVFLLGATTGRDGIHGATFASVELSDKSAEDRSSVQIGDPFLEKLLLEATLEIIDKKLATGIQDMGAAGITCSSSEMAAAGSVGIRLNLNSVPLREEGMIPYEILLSESQERMLIVGIKGKEDELRAVAEKWELNIECIGEITEGDRLVCFWDGEIICDVPAETLVLGGGAPVYNRPFIKPKNIEEIHAKGYKLDTEKNSIELLQALLSMPSIASKRWVFEQYDHQVGTNTVIKPGTDATLVRIKGKNKFIAISTDCNGRYCELDPYVGSQQAVAESARNVIATGAWPIGITNCLNFGNPEKPESYWQFVRAVEGMGDACRMWNIPVTGGNVSFYNESQSGPIYPTPVIGMIGIVDGEEAIIPQAFSADLVIAVVGETSIDEFGGSALQKLTNNDLFGAPPKVNMEIEIANAKFILSAKSAGLIASCHDISDGGIGVALAESCIWGGIGAEIEIPFNFRSSEFLFNETQGRYLIGIPIDKVDNLKNMAEEKKLALTVIGKTTNCEISIKSALYEGTIDVNILKALYENVIPGIMRGEV; encoded by the coding sequence ATGAAAGAATCAATCGTCAATTTTGAGCTTGCAAAAGAACACGGTCTCACTGAAGATGAATATAATAGAATAATCGGGATTCTTGGACGAAAACCGACTTTCACCGAACTCGGGATTTATTCAGTTATGTGGAGCGAGCATTGCAGTTATAAAAGCTCGATAAAATACCTGAAACAACTCCCGCGTGAAGGCGAGCATGTGCTCGCTAAGGCCGGCGAGGAAAATGCAGGGGCTCTCGATATAGGTGATGGTATGGCAGTTGTTTTCAAGATTGAAAGCCACAATCACCCATCTGCGCTTGAACCATTTCAGGGTGCAGCAACCGGCATAGGCGGAATACTCCGGGATATATTTAGCATGGGTGCACGGCCAATTGCCTCGATGGATAGTCTTCGTTTTGGTGAGCTTACCGAACCAAAACAACAGCACCTTTTTAACGGTGTTGTTGAAGGAATTGCGAGTTATGGTAACTGCTTTGGAGTACCAACGGTTGGGGGAGAGGTAGTATTCGATGAAGCTTACGCCGGTAACTGCCTTGTTAATGCTATGGCTGTTGGTATTGCCGATGCAAAAAAAATAATGCCGGCCAAAGCTAGAGGTATTGGCAACCCTGTTTTCCTATTAGGTGCTACCACGGGGCGCGATGGAATCCACGGAGCAACTTTCGCTAGCGTCGAGCTTTCGGATAAATCCGCCGAAGATCGCTCAAGTGTGCAAATTGGCGATCCTTTTTTAGAGAAACTACTTCTTGAAGCCACACTCGAGATAATCGATAAAAAACTGGCAACGGGTATTCAGGATATGGGCGCGGCAGGAATCACATGCAGTAGCTCGGAAATGGCTGCGGCTGGCAGTGTGGGCATTCGTCTCAACCTAAATAGCGTTCCACTCCGTGAAGAAGGTATGATTCCCTATGAAATACTGCTTTCTGAAAGTCAGGAACGCATGCTGATCGTGGGTATCAAGGGCAAAGAGGATGAGCTTCGCGCAGTTGCTGAAAAATGGGAGCTTAATATCGAGTGTATTGGTGAAATAACCGAAGGCGACCGCTTGGTATGCTTTTGGGATGGCGAGATTATATGCGATGTGCCAGCGGAGACGCTCGTTTTGGGTGGGGGGGCACCGGTTTACAATAGACCATTTATCAAACCAAAAAACATCGAAGAAATTCATGCAAAGGGATATAAGCTGGATACAGAAAAGAACTCCATCGAACTTTTACAAGCCCTTCTTTCTATGCCATCGATCGCCAGCAAGCGATGGGTTTTCGAGCAATACGATCATCAAGTTGGCACAAACACAGTTATCAAACCTGGAACCGATGCGACACTGGTGAGGATAAAGGGTAAAAATAAATTTATCGCTATCTCCACAGATTGTAATGGCCGATATTGCGAGTTAGATCCATATGTTGGAAGTCAGCAGGCGGTTGCAGAATCGGCACGTAATGTAATAGCTACCGGTGCTTGGCCTATAGGTATCACAAATTGCCTTAATTTTGGCAATCCCGAGAAACCGGAAAGTTATTGGCAGTTCGTCCGGGCAGTGGAAGGAATGGGCGATGCCTGTAGAATGTGGAACATCCCTGTTACTGGCGGAAATGTGAGTTTTTACAATGAGTCACAATCCGGTCCTATATATCCCACGCCCGTTATCGGAATGATAGGCATAGTCGATGGTGAGGAGGCTATAATTCCTCAAGCTTTTTCAGCTGATCTCGTTATTGCCGTGGTGGGTGAAACCTCCATCGATGAATTCGGTGGAAGTGCGCTCCAAAAACTCACAAACAACGACCTTTTCGGAGCACCTCCAAAGGTTAATATGGAAATCGAGATAGCCAATGCGAAGTTTATACTCTCAGCCAAAAGTGCAGGTCTGATCGCATCCTGCCATGATATTTCAGATGGCGGGATAGGTGTTGCTTTAGCTGAATCGTGCATTTGGGGAGGCATCGGCGCCGAAATAGAGATACCGTTTAATTTTCGCTCTTCGGAGTTTCTATTTAACGAAACTCAGGGGCGGTATCTAATTGGAATACCAATAGATAAAGTCGATAACCTTAAGAATATGGCCGAAGAAAAGAAGTTAGCTTTAACAGTTATTGGTAAGACAACTAATTGTGAAATAAGTATTAAATCCGCTTTATATGAAGGAACAATTGATGTAAATATTCTTAAAGCTTTATATGAAAATGTAATACCTGGTATAATGCGAGGTGAAGTATAA
- a CDS encoding tetratricopeptide repeat protein, whose amino-acid sequence MKISFICILLIAAISVSIIGSPPEVTLKLYEKANELYESGDFEESIEAYGKLIYFDDSFAHGYYGMGNAYFALDDFVNAANNYEIAVSLDPKFFQAFEWLGFAYMRLDNIDMAVEAWAKAFEITKTKYYVQLIEKYSGQVTTSVTGGQSQISLASELSESYESLPAAEFKERLVNYKKSGSLPAEAYYIWLSRANIESGSISEALKDWKKVIDITGSKIYLEKLFITDYPAFIVEADGALSEKPKSTTAQFFVASLLLAQSAEPARSYSLFEKVLNDKSWKSRFSEVYTSMAAIRYKQGNYDGALGLIEKAIKQNSKNGDAYALRGDIYLYKKKDMANAKVAYEKAVSNEPANTEYHDRLDFVTHTMEVGK is encoded by the coding sequence ATGAAAATTTCATTCATCTGTATTTTATTAATCGCGGCTATTAGCGTATCGATTATCGGTTCACCACCGGAAGTTACGCTTAAATTATACGAAAAGGCGAACGAGCTTTACGAATCCGGCGATTTCGAGGAATCGATCGAGGCCTATGGAAAGCTCATATATTTCGACGATTCTTTTGCCCATGGCTATTATGGTATGGGCAATGCGTATTTCGCTCTCGATGACTTTGTCAATGCCGCGAACAATTATGAAATCGCGGTTTCTCTCGACCCAAAATTTTTCCAGGCTTTCGAATGGTTAGGTTTCGCTTATATGCGGCTCGACAATATCGATATGGCCGTCGAGGCATGGGCAAAGGCTTTTGAAATCACAAAAACAAAATATTATGTTCAGCTTATCGAGAAATACAGCGGGCAGGTTACTACCTCGGTCACCGGCGGGCAGAGCCAGATATCCCTCGCTTCGGAACTAAGCGAATCTTACGAAAGCCTTCCCGCCGCAGAGTTCAAAGAGAGACTCGTAAATTACAAAAAAAGCGGGTCGCTCCCGGCAGAGGCTTATTATATATGGTTAAGCCGCGCCAATATCGAGAGCGGCAGCATTTCGGAGGCTTTAAAGGACTGGAAAAAGGTCATAGATATTACCGGATCGAAAATCTATCTGGAAAAACTTTTTATCACGGATTATCCAGCTTTTATCGTCGAGGCCGATGGCGCGCTTTCCGAAAAACCGAAATCGACTACGGCGCAATTTTTCGTCGCGAGCCTCCTGCTTGCGCAATCGGCCGAGCCGGCCAGAAGTTACAGTCTTTTCGAGAAAGTGTTGAACGATAAATCGTGGAAGTCGCGGTTTTCGGAGGTTTATACATCGATGGCCGCGATCCGATACAAGCAAGGGAATTACGACGGCGCGTTAGGTCTTATAGAAAAAGCCATTAAGCAAAACAGCAAAAACGGCGACGCATACGCATTGCGCGGCGATATATACCTTTATAAGAAAAAGGATATGGCGAACGCTAAGGTCGCTTATGAAAAAGCGGTATCAAATGAACCCGCTAATACGGAATATCACGATAGACTCGATTTTGTAACTCATACAATGGAGGTGGGTAAATGA